Proteins from a single region of Candidatus Parvarchaeota archaeon:
- the pyrF gene encoding orotidine-5'-phosphate decarboxylase, with translation MGYIEFLADCAKANRSIVCLGLDPILEKLPPSVAGREERIVGFFSEIVDAALCEQQVLAGASIGAIKPNYAYFAQYGFDGLRALKALIDRYKGKVPIIFDGKRGDIGRSSEAYAKEVFDFWNADATTVSPYMGEDSVMPFIERCKQGRGVYILCKTSNSGSHDLQSMVLDNGKQVFAHVASKMEKWHVDGVGAVFGATYIDELETIIWQFYDSHKKLPLLIPGVGAQGGSAADTAKILRTVWRETLPLHRINSSSGITYAYQKYGSTDYVGCALKEIGRLNQEIGAI, from the coding sequence ATGGGATATATTGAGTTTTTGGCGGATTGTGCAAAGGCAAACAGGAGCATTGTGTGCCTTGGGCTTGACCCGATTCTTGAGAAATTGCCCCCTTCAGTTGCTGGCAGGGAAGAAAGGATTGTGGGCTTTTTTTCAGAGATTGTTGATGCCGCACTTTGCGAGCAGCAGGTTTTGGCAGGCGCATCAATTGGGGCAATAAAACCCAACTATGCCTATTTTGCCCAATATGGTTTTGACGGCCTGCGGGCGCTTAAGGCGCTGATTGACAGGTACAAGGGCAAGGTGCCGATAATTTTTGACGGAAAGCGCGGGGATATTGGCAGGTCAAGTGAGGCGTATGCAAAGGAAGTGTTTGATTTTTGGAATGCGGATGCGACTACGGTTTCCCCTTACATGGGAGAGGACAGCGTGATGCCGTTCATTGAAAGATGCAAGCAGGGGCGCGGGGTTTACATTCTTTGCAAGACCTCCAACTCCGGCTCCCATGATTTGCAGTCAATGGTGCTCGACAATGGAAAGCAGGTATTTGCCCATGTTGCATCAAAAATGGAAAAATGGCACGTGGATGGAGTGGGTGCGGTCTTTGGGGCAACCTATATTGACGAGCTAGAGACTATTATATGGCAGTTTTACGACTCGCACAAGAAATTGCCGCTTCTGATACCCGGAGTTGGGGCGCAGGGTGGCAGCGCAGCAGACACTGCCAAGATACTTAGAACCGTGTGGAGGGAAACATTGCCGCTGCATCGGATAAACTCGTCCAGCGGCATAACCTATGCGTACCAGAAGTATGGAAGCACGGATTATGTGGGCTGCGCACTAAAGGAGATTGGCAGGCTGAACCAGGAGATAGGGGCAATATAA
- the pyrE gene encoding orotate phosphoribosyltransferase gives MCLACKKICLLIFAANKICVEAYKQEFIEFLFGCRALQFGEFTLKSGRVSPYFFNASLFNDGNASYQLGLAFARKTNDVLVDKFDLFFGPAYKGIPLAVAASIAYHKEFGIAKGWCFNRKEAKEHGDKGVYVGSKITDGSRIVLLDDVFTTGGTKEEAVAQLKSTAKAKVKAVIIAVDRLEKNDEGKSAIREFEGKAKVPVHAIVNADEIFDYLHNKVIDGKIAVSDTDYENYKRYKEKYGV, from the coding sequence CTGTGTCTGGCTTGCAAGAAAATCTGCTTATTAATATTTGCTGCCAATAAGATTTGTGTGGAAGCGTACAAGCAGGAGTTCATAGAGTTTCTTTTTGGGTGCCGCGCACTCCAATTCGGGGAGTTTACGCTCAAATCAGGCCGTGTTTCGCCCTATTTTTTCAACGCCTCGCTTTTCAATGACGGCAATGCCTCATATCAACTAGGCCTTGCTTTTGCCAGAAAAACAAATGATGTTTTAGTGGATAAGTTTGACTTGTTTTTTGGACCTGCTTACAAAGGCATACCCCTGGCGGTTGCAGCTTCGATTGCATACCATAAAGAATTTGGGATTGCAAAAGGTTGGTGCTTTAACCGCAAAGAAGCAAAAGAACATGGAGATAAGGGAGTATATGTTGGAAGCAAAATAACCGACGGCTCTAGGATAGTTCTGCTTGATGATGTGTTTACAACTGGCGGAACAAAAGAAGAGGCGGTTGCGCAATTGAAAAGCACGGCAAAAGCCAAGGTAAAGGCAGTGATAATCGCAGTTGACAGGCTGGAGAAAAACGATGAGGGCAAAAGCGCCATAAGGGAGTTTGAGGGGAAGGCTAAGGTCCCGGTGCACGCAATAGTCAATGCAGACGAAATTTTTGATTACCTGCACAACAAGGTTATCGATGGAAAAATAGCAGTAAGCGACACTGATTATGAAAACTACAAAAGATACAAGGAAAAATACGGGGTTTGA
- a CDS encoding deoxyhypusine synthase (transforms a conserved lysine residue of initiation factor 5A into deoxyhypusine), whose product MRKRERGSMNENIEDVSNLDDFLENAANAGFQAGELGQARSVLRQIVATKLGGGKRAAAKEEFAVYLGFTANLVASGMRGYIARLVGSGLVDAVVTTPGAIEHDMIKCFKPYLRGDFELDDAALHKKGINRIGNILVPNDRYVLFEKLFGEITGNAVKKYGNMISPSEFTHEAGGYLAEKLGGSSKVGKGKMNSGGSGGKHRDNSFLVCAFENNIPVFCPGITDGAIGLQTYFYKQRNRGFGIDVTKDMKALADITLNADKTAAIVLGGGISKHHIIGVNIMRGGLDYAIYLTTAAEWDGSMSGAKTREAISWGKIKEKATHAYVYGDATINLPLLMHKIV is encoded by the coding sequence ATGCGAAAAAGGGAACGTGGGAGCATGAATGAGAATATTGAAGATGTGTCAAACCTTGACGATTTTCTGGAAAACGCCGCAAATGCAGGCTTTCAGGCAGGCGAGCTTGGGCAGGCAAGAAGTGTGCTCAGGCAAATTGTCGCTACAAAGTTAGGAGGAGGCAAACGGGCTGCTGCCAAAGAAGAGTTTGCGGTTTATCTAGGTTTTACTGCAAATCTTGTGGCATCTGGCATGCGCGGCTACATTGCAAGGCTTGTGGGCTCTGGGCTTGTGGATGCTGTAGTCACTACGCCTGGGGCAATAGAGCACGATATGATAAAGTGCTTCAAGCCGTATCTGCGCGGTGACTTTGAACTTGACGATGCCGCGCTTCACAAGAAAGGGATAAACAGGATTGGCAACATACTTGTGCCAAACGACAGGTACGTTCTTTTTGAAAAACTATTTGGAGAAATTACCGGCAATGCTGTAAAGAAATATGGCAACATGATTTCCCCAAGCGAATTTACGCATGAAGCTGGGGGATACCTGGCTGAAAAGCTTGGCGGAAGTAGTAAGGTGGGAAAGGGCAAAATGAATTCTGGAGGAAGCGGTGGCAAGCATAGAGATAATTCATTTCTTGTTTGCGCCTTTGAAAATAACATTCCAGTGTTCTGCCCCGGAATTACCGACGGGGCAATTGGCTTGCAGACCTATTTTTACAAGCAGAGGAACAGGGGCTTTGGCATTGATGTCACAAAGGACATGAAGGCCCTTGCAGACATCACGCTCAATGCAGATAAGACTGCTGCGATAGTTCTTGGCGGCGGGATTTCAAAGCACCATATAATCGGGGTCAACATAATGCGAGGCGGGCTTGATTATGCGATTTACCTTACCACTGCAGCAGAGTGGGACGGCTCAATGAGCGGGGCAAAGACGCGCGAGGCCATAAGCTGGGGGAAAATAAAGGAAAAGGCCACGCATGCTTATGTCTACGGGGATGCGACGATAAACCTGCCTCTTTTGATGCACAAGATAGTTTAG
- a CDS encoding NAD(P)H-hydrate dehydratase, translated as MRPVLAALKKYPRTSGSDLGGIRAFAPTSSSHKGQNGVLLVVGGSRKYHGAPLLAMSGASRFCDLIFFYSPSGKGEGGKNSNIEIANKIKPKLFEFIGIGKKEIERHVRWADCVLVGNGMENTQETRKLTTALLKKTKKYRKRLVLDAGALYPYVLPYLHPGVLLMPHSVEFERVFGIAVSAGAGNGGIEAGRRLARKHSCNILLKTPGFDCIFDFQGNVKLNFTGNPGMTKGGTGDVLAGLVAALACKTDLYSAACAAAYLNGLAGDMLAKIMGANFNASDLAGELPFALSCTMHGTRQAKD; from the coding sequence ATGCGCCCTGTTTTAGCAGCCTTGAAAAAATACCCCAGGACTTCCGGCTCCGATTTAGGCGGCATCAGGGCGTTTGCCCCAACTTCATCCAGCCACAAGGGGCAAAACGGCGTGCTTCTGGTTGTCGGGGGAAGCAGAAAATATCATGGCGCCCCCTTGCTTGCAATGAGTGGGGCAAGCCGCTTTTGCGACCTTATTTTCTTTTACTCGCCAAGTGGTAAAGGCGAGGGTGGCAAAAATAGCAATATTGAAATTGCAAACAAGATCAAGCCAAAATTGTTTGAATTCATTGGCATTGGCAAAAAAGAGATTGAGCGGCATGTCAGGTGGGCTGACTGCGTCCTTGTTGGAAACGGCATGGAAAACACGCAAGAGACAAGAAAACTTACGACTGCCTTGCTTAAAAAAACAAAAAAATACAGGAAAAGGCTGGTTTTGGATGCAGGGGCGCTTTATCCATATGTTTTGCCTTACTTGCACCCAGGTGTCTTGCTTATGCCGCATTCAGTGGAGTTTGAGAGAGTATTTGGAATTGCGGTAAGCGCAGGGGCCGGGAATGGCGGGATTGAAGCTGGAAGAAGACTGGCTAGAAAACATTCCTGCAATATTCTGCTTAAGACTCCTGGCTTTGATTGTATTTTTGATTTTCAAGGAAATGTCAAGCTTAACTTTACCGGCAACCCCGGCATGACAAAAGGCGGAACTGGCGATGTGCTTGCTGGATTGGTTGCGGCCCTGGCGTGCAAAACAGACTTATATTCTGCGGCATGCGCAGCCGCCTACCTTAACGGCCTTGCAGGCGACATGCTTGCAAAAATCATGGGGGCGAACTTCAATGCCTCGGATTTGGCAGGCGAGCTGCCATTTGCCCTGTCTTGCACAATGCATGGCACAAGGCAGGCAAAGGATTAA